From Camelus ferus isolate YT-003-E chromosome 15, BCGSAC_Cfer_1.0, whole genome shotgun sequence, the proteins below share one genomic window:
- the CD207 gene encoding C-type lectin domain family 4 member K isoform X2 produces MKGAESEVPDAHFTVDKQNVSLWPRDPPPKTGRSLVLGRCLTVGAAVIFLTLVLLASVLLQAILYPWFLGTISDVKTNAQVLESRVDNISALSSEVKRNRGGVEAAGVQVQMVNASLDHMRSQIRRLETGVKEANARIQTLTSSWEAADKLNAQIPGLQRDLDKASALNAKVQGLQGSLENISKLLKQQNDILQAASQGWKYFRGNFYYFSRISKTWYSAEQFCMSRNSHLTSVTSESEQEFLYKMAGGLLYWIGLTKAGSEGDWYWVDDTPFNKVQSARFWIPGEPNNTGNNEHCANIKQSSLRSWNDASCDNTFLFICKRPYIPSEP; encoded by the exons ATGAAGGGCGCCGAGAGCGAGGTCCCCGACGCGCACTTCACTGTAGATAAACAGAATGTCTCCCTGTGGCCTCGAG ATCCTCCTCCCAAGACAGGTCGGTCTCTGGTTCTGGGGAGATGTCTCACCGTCGGCGCTGCGGTCATCTTCCTGACGCTGGTCCTGCTCGCCTCGGTCCTGCTGCAGGCCATTCTCT ATCCCTGGTTTCTGGGCACAATATCAGATGTCAAGACCAATGCCCAGGTGCTGGAAAGCCGTGTGGACAACATCAGTGCCCTGAGTTCTGAAGTTAAGAGGAACAGAGGCGGCGTGGAAGCAGCTGGCGTGCAGGTCCAGATGGTGAATGCCAGCCTGGATCACATGCGATCTCAGATCCGGAGGCTGGAAACCGGTGTGAAGGAAGCCAATGCACGGATCCAGACACTAACAAGTAGTTGGGAAGCAGCTGATAAGTTAAATGCCCAAATCCCAGGGTTACAAAGAGATCTGGACAAAGCCAGCGCTTTAAATGCAAAGGTCCAGGGACTCCAGGGCAGTTTAGAGAACATCAGCAAGTTGCTCAAACAGCAAA ATGACATTCTACAGGCAGCTTCTCAAGGCTGGAAGTACTTCAGGGGGAACTTCTATTACTTTTCTCGAATTTCAAAGACATGGTACAGTGCCGAGCAGTTCTGTATGTCCAGGAATTCACACCTGACCTCAGTGACCTCAGAGAGTGAACAG GAGTTTCTCTACAAGATGGCAGGCGGACTTTTATACTGGATTGGCCTGACCAAAGCAGGAAGTGAGGGGGACTGGTACTGGGTGGATGATACCCCATTCAACAAGGTCCAGAGTGCGAG gTTCTGGATTCCGGGTGAGCCCAACAACACTGGGAACAACGAACATTGTGCCAATATAAAGCAGTCCTCACTTCGGTCGTGGAATGATGCCTCCTGTGACAATACgtttctcttcatctgtaaacgaCCCTATATCCCATCAGAACCATGA
- the CD207 gene encoding C-type lectin domain family 4 member K isoform X1, translating to MNLKQARPSRARRMCPDLAERLSHRLDPPPKTGRSLVLGRCLTVGAAVIFLTLVLLASVLLQAILYPWFLGTISDVKTNAQVLESRVDNISALSSEVKRNRGGVEAAGVQVQMVNASLDHMRSQIRRLETGVKEANARIQTLTSSWEAADKLNAQIPGLQRDLDKASALNAKVQGLQGSLENISKLLKQQNDILQAASQGWKYFRGNFYYFSRISKTWYSAEQFCMSRNSHLTSVTSESEQEFLYKMAGGLLYWIGLTKAGSEGDWYWVDDTPFNKVQSARFWIPGEPNNTGNNEHCANIKQSSLRSWNDASCDNTFLFICKRPYIPSEP from the exons ATCCTCCTCCCAAGACAGGTCGGTCTCTGGTTCTGGGGAGATGTCTCACCGTCGGCGCTGCGGTCATCTTCCTGACGCTGGTCCTGCTCGCCTCGGTCCTGCTGCAGGCCATTCTCT ATCCCTGGTTTCTGGGCACAATATCAGATGTCAAGACCAATGCCCAGGTGCTGGAAAGCCGTGTGGACAACATCAGTGCCCTGAGTTCTGAAGTTAAGAGGAACAGAGGCGGCGTGGAAGCAGCTGGCGTGCAGGTCCAGATGGTGAATGCCAGCCTGGATCACATGCGATCTCAGATCCGGAGGCTGGAAACCGGTGTGAAGGAAGCCAATGCACGGATCCAGACACTAACAAGTAGTTGGGAAGCAGCTGATAAGTTAAATGCCCAAATCCCAGGGTTACAAAGAGATCTGGACAAAGCCAGCGCTTTAAATGCAAAGGTCCAGGGACTCCAGGGCAGTTTAGAGAACATCAGCAAGTTGCTCAAACAGCAAA ATGACATTCTACAGGCAGCTTCTCAAGGCTGGAAGTACTTCAGGGGGAACTTCTATTACTTTTCTCGAATTTCAAAGACATGGTACAGTGCCGAGCAGTTCTGTATGTCCAGGAATTCACACCTGACCTCAGTGACCTCAGAGAGTGAACAG GAGTTTCTCTACAAGATGGCAGGCGGACTTTTATACTGGATTGGCCTGACCAAAGCAGGAAGTGAGGGGGACTGGTACTGGGTGGATGATACCCCATTCAACAAGGTCCAGAGTGCGAG gTTCTGGATTCCGGGTGAGCCCAACAACACTGGGAACAACGAACATTGTGCCAATATAAAGCAGTCCTCACTTCGGTCGTGGAATGATGCCTCCTGTGACAATACgtttctcttcatctgtaaacgaCCCTATATCCCATCAGAACCATGA